A genomic window from Cupriavidus basilensis includes:
- the nusG gene encoding transcription termination/antitermination protein NusG, with product MTDNAQQEVPAAESPSSKKRWYVVHAYSGMEKSVQRALQERIERAEMQDKFGRILVPSEEVVEIKGGQKSVTERRFFPGYVLVEMEMTDETWHLVKNTSKVTGFVGGARNRPSPISQKEVDKIMTQMQEGVEKPRPKTLFEVGEMVRVKDGPFTDFNGNVEEVNYEKSRLRVSVTIFGRATPVELEFGQVEKV from the coding sequence ATGACGGATAACGCACAACAGGAAGTCCCCGCAGCTGAATCGCCTTCGTCGAAGAAGCGCTGGTATGTGGTGCACGCCTATTCCGGCATGGAAAAGAGTGTGCAGCGCGCGCTGCAGGAGCGCATTGAGCGCGCCGAAATGCAGGACAAGTTTGGCCGCATCCTGGTCCCGTCCGAAGAAGTCGTTGAAATCAAGGGTGGGCAGAAGTCTGTCACCGAGCGTCGCTTCTTCCCGGGGTATGTGCTGGTCGAGATGGAAATGACCGACGAGACCTGGCACCTGGTGAAGAACACCAGCAAGGTCACTGGCTTCGTCGGCGGTGCGCGCAATCGCCCGAGCCCGATTTCCCAGAAGGAAGTCGACAAGATCATGACCCAGATGCAGGAAGGGGTCGAGAAGCCGCGTCCCAAGACGCTCTTCGAAGTGGGCGAAATGGTTCGCGTCAAGGACGGTCCTTTCACCGACTTCAACGGTAACGTCGAGGAAGTGAACTACGAGAAATCGCGCTTGCGCGTCTCGGTCACCATCTTCGGGCGTGCCACCCCGGTCGAGCTCGAGTTCGGCCAGGTCGAGAAGGTCTAA
- the secE gene encoding preprotein translocase subunit SecE, protein MANPNVETVNAASGKWLLGAAVLLVVAGVIGFYALAQQPSYVRGAALFGGIALGVVVALVSAPGKDFIGFSKESYREVRKVVWPTRKEAGQMTGLVFVFVVIMAVFLWSADKLIEWVIFSLVLGWK, encoded by the coding sequence ATGGCCAATCCCAACGTCGAAACCGTCAACGCCGCCAGTGGTAAGTGGTTGCTTGGCGCCGCGGTGCTACTGGTGGTTGCCGGCGTCATCGGTTTCTATGCCCTGGCACAGCAACCGTCCTACGTGCGTGGCGCTGCGCTGTTCGGCGGCATCGCGCTGGGCGTGGTGGTCGCGCTGGTATCGGCGCCAGGCAAGGACTTCATCGGTTTCTCCAAGGAATCGTATCGTGAAGTCCGCAAGGTCGTTTGGCCCACCCGCAAGGAAGCCGGGCAGATGACGGGCCTGGTGTTTGTCTTTGTCGTGATCATGGCCGTGTTCCTGTGGTCTGCGGACAAGCTCATCGAGTGGGTCATCTTTTCGCTCGTGCTGGGCTGGAAATGA
- the tuf gene encoding elongation factor Tu yields the protein MAKEKFSRTKPHVNVGTIGHVDHGKTTLTAAIATVLAAKFGGSAKKYDEIDAAPEEKARGITINTAHVEYETANRHYAHVDCPGHADYVKNMITGAAQMDGAILVCSAADGPMPQTREHILLARQVGVPYIIVFLNKCDMVDDAELLELVEMEVRELLSKYEFPGDDTPIIKGSAKLALEGDKGELGEQAILALAEQLDSYIPTPERAIDGTFLMPVEDVFSISGRGTVVTGRIERGIIKVGEEIEIVGIKPTVKTICTGVEMFRKLLDQGQAGDNVGLLLRGTKREDVERGQVLCKPGSIKPHTHFTGEVYILSKDEGGRHTPFFNNYRPQFYFRTTDVTGSIELPKDKEMVMPGDNVSITVKLIAPIAMEEGLRFAIREGGRTVGAGVVAKILD from the coding sequence ATGGCAAAGGAAAAGTTCTCGCGGACTAAACCGCACGTGAACGTTGGTACGATCGGTCACGTTGACCATGGTAAGACCACCCTGACGGCAGCAATTGCTACGGTGCTGGCAGCCAAGTTTGGCGGTTCGGCCAAGAAGTACGACGAAATCGACGCAGCGCCGGAAGAAAAGGCACGCGGTATTACCATCAACACCGCACACGTCGAGTACGAAACGGCTAACCGCCACTACGCACACGTTGACTGCCCGGGCCACGCTGACTATGTGAAGAACATGATCACGGGCGCCGCACAGATGGACGGCGCGATCCTGGTGTGCTCGGCCGCTGACGGCCCGATGCCCCAGACCCGCGAACACATCCTGCTGGCCCGCCAGGTTGGCGTGCCTTACATCATCGTGTTCCTGAACAAGTGCGACATGGTCGACGACGCCGAGCTGCTCGAGCTGGTCGAAATGGAAGTGCGCGAGCTCTTGTCCAAGTACGAATTCCCCGGCGACGACACCCCGATCATCAAGGGTTCGGCCAAGCTGGCACTGGAAGGCGACAAGGGCGAACTGGGCGAGCAAGCCATTCTGGCCCTGGCCGAGCAGCTGGACAGCTACATCCCGACGCCGGAACGTGCCATCGACGGTACCTTCCTGATGCCGGTGGAAGACGTGTTCTCGATCTCGGGCCGTGGCACGGTTGTGACCGGTCGTATCGAGCGCGGCATCATCAAGGTTGGTGAAGAAATCGAAATCGTTGGTATCAAGCCGACGGTCAAGACCATCTGCACCGGCGTGGAAATGTTCCGCAAGCTGCTGGACCAAGGTCAAGCAGGCGACAACGTGGGTCTGCTGCTGCGCGGCACGAAGCGCGAAGACGTCGAGCGCGGCCAAGTGCTGTGCAAGCCGGGTTCGATCAAGCCGCACACGCATTTCACCGGCGAGGTCTACATCTTGTCGAAGGATGAAGGCGGCCGCCACACCCCGTTCTTCAACAACTACCGCCCGCAGTTCTACTTCCGTACGACCGACGTGACTGGCTCGATCGAGCTGCCGAAGGACAAGGAAATGGTTATGCCGGGTGACAACGTGTCGATCACGGTCAAGCTGATTGCCCCGATCGCCATGGAAGAAGGCCTGCGTTTCGCTATCCGTGAAGGCGGTCGTACCGTCGGCGCCGGCGTCGTGGCAAAGATCCTCGACTGA
- a CDS encoding DUF488 domain-containing protein — MTIRIVKLGSPRQPDEGIRIGTVRRPPRGVPKAEFAKRDYYDVWFPNLSPSAELVAQALDIQAGGDEKAWRAFERHFRAEMARPEASRTLDLLAAMSQQTNFSIGCYCEHEERCHRSILRALLAARGAALS; from the coding sequence ATGACCATTCGCATCGTGAAGCTCGGCTCGCCCCGACAGCCCGACGAGGGAATCCGCATCGGCACCGTACGCAGGCCGCCCCGGGGCGTGCCGAAAGCCGAGTTCGCCAAGCGGGACTACTACGATGTGTGGTTTCCGAACCTGTCACCCTCCGCCGAACTGGTTGCGCAGGCCCTGGACATACAGGCCGGGGGGGATGAAAAGGCATGGCGGGCATTCGAGCGGCACTTTCGTGCGGAAATGGCGCGCCCGGAAGCCAGCAGGACATTGGATCTACTGGCCGCGATGTCACAGCAAACGAATTTCTCGATTGGCTGTTATTGCGAACACGAGGAGCGATGCCACCGCTCTATATTGCGCGCCCTGCTGGCGGCGCGCGGGGCCGCGCTATCTTAG
- a CDS encoding GntR family transcriptional regulator, whose product MSDAHGTEHALPGSDSAGASLGAQHSPLFALVTDTLRERILGGQYNQGERLVENKLSTELGVSRIPVREALRALAAEGLVRIEPRRGASVATLSPNIAKEMVEVRATLEGLNAKLAAQRRDPALIAELGEVLRQGTEAAASGRSERFIELNTRFHEVLGNIAANSVLQDMVRTLRERTGLLFAPANVTRARQNWEEHAQILQAVIAGDADLAALLATRHVYSAAKAAEDVAEAAGTGS is encoded by the coding sequence ATGTCCGACGCCCATGGTACCGAACACGCACTTCCTGGTTCGGATTCCGCTGGCGCCAGTCTTGGCGCCCAACACTCCCCATTGTTTGCCCTGGTGACCGATACGTTGCGTGAGCGCATCCTTGGTGGGCAGTACAACCAGGGCGAGCGCCTGGTCGAGAACAAGCTATCCACTGAACTGGGCGTGTCGCGCATCCCCGTGCGGGAAGCGCTGCGCGCGCTTGCCGCCGAAGGCCTGGTGCGCATCGAGCCCCGGCGGGGCGCCTCGGTGGCGACGCTGTCGCCGAACATTGCCAAGGAAATGGTCGAAGTGCGGGCCACCCTGGAGGGGCTTAACGCCAAGCTGGCTGCCCAGCGCCGTGATCCCGCCTTGATCGCCGAGCTCGGCGAAGTGCTGCGCCAGGGCACCGAGGCCGCCGCGAGCGGACGCTCGGAGCGCTTCATCGAATTGAACACCCGCTTCCATGAGGTGCTGGGCAATATTGCGGCCAATAGCGTGCTGCAGGATATGGTGCGTACGCTCAGGGAGCGCACGGGCCTGCTGTTCGCGCCGGCCAACGTGACGCGTGCCCGGCAGAACTGGGAAGAGCATGCGCAGATTCTGCAGGCCGTCATCGCCGGCGATGCGGATCTTGCGGCGCTGTTGGCGACCCGGCACGTCTATAGCGCCGCCAAGGCAGCCGAAGATGTGGCCGAGGCCGCCGGCACAGGTTCCTGA
- a CDS encoding nucleoside recognition domain-containing protein — MALNLVWLSFFLLAFVVACVRVATGDTAVFPAMLASLFDNARTAFEISLGLAGVMSLWLGIMRIGERAGVVDVFARAVNPLLRHFFPGVPQGHPAQGAMMMNVSANMLGLDNAATPLGLNAMRELQSLNPRADTASNAQIMFIVLNTAGLTLIPTSVIAMRQAIAVKQGLVGFNAADIFLPTLLATCVSCVAGLLAVAWAQRLNVLKPAVLAAFGLLAAAVGGVFLWLRHAPPEQVSTATALAGSGFILTLIVVFLICGAVRGINVYEAFIDGAKEGFGVAVQIIPYLVAILVAIGLFRVTGCMDVLMRGLSAAFAWLGLDTAFVPALPVGLMKILSGAGARGLMIDVMSTYGVDSFQGKLAAIIQGSTETTFYVLAVYFGSVNIRNTRHALACALFADLVGLCAAVGIAYLFFR; from the coding sequence ATGGCTCTTAACCTGGTCTGGCTCTCCTTCTTCCTGCTCGCCTTCGTCGTCGCCTGCGTTCGTGTGGCGACAGGCGATACCGCGGTGTTTCCGGCGATGCTCGCGAGCCTGTTCGACAACGCACGCACCGCGTTCGAGATTTCGCTTGGCCTGGCGGGCGTCATGAGCTTATGGCTGGGCATCATGCGCATTGGCGAGCGCGCCGGCGTAGTCGACGTCTTTGCGCGGGCGGTCAATCCGCTTTTGCGCCACTTCTTCCCCGGCGTTCCGCAGGGCCACCCGGCCCAGGGCGCGATGATGATGAATGTATCGGCCAATATGCTGGGGCTCGACAATGCGGCGACGCCGCTCGGCCTCAATGCCATGCGGGAGTTGCAGTCACTCAATCCGCGCGCTGACACAGCCAGCAACGCGCAGATCATGTTCATCGTGCTGAACACGGCTGGCTTGACGCTGATCCCGACTTCGGTGATCGCCATGCGGCAAGCGATCGCCGTCAAGCAAGGCCTGGTCGGGTTCAATGCCGCGGATATCTTCCTTCCTACCCTGCTCGCCACCTGCGTGTCCTGCGTTGCAGGCTTGCTGGCAGTGGCTTGGGCGCAGCGGCTCAACGTGCTCAAGCCGGCCGTGCTGGCCGCCTTCGGGCTGCTGGCGGCGGCTGTCGGCGGAGTCTTCCTCTGGCTGCGGCACGCGCCCCCGGAGCAGGTGAGCACCGCCACCGCGCTGGCTGGCAGCGGCTTCATCCTGACGTTGATTGTGGTCTTCCTGATTTGCGGCGCCGTACGCGGCATTAACGTCTACGAGGCCTTCATCGACGGCGCCAAGGAAGGCTTTGGCGTCGCGGTGCAGATCATTCCCTATCTGGTTGCGATCCTGGTGGCGATCGGGCTGTTTCGGGTGACCGGCTGCATGGATGTCCTGATGCGGGGCCTGAGCGCCGCTTTTGCCTGGCTGGGCCTCGATACCGCCTTCGTCCCCGCGCTGCCGGTCGGGTTGATGAAAATCCTGTCTGGCGCTGGCGCCCGCGGGCTGATGATCGACGTCATGAGCACCTACGGCGTCGACTCCTTCCAGGGCAAGCTCGCCGCGATCATCCAGGGATCGACCGAGACCACCTTCTATGTGCTCGCCGTGTACTTCGGCAGCGTCAACATCCGCAACACGCGGCATGCGCTTGCCTGCGCCTTGTTCGCCGATCTTGTGGGATTGTGCGCCGCAGTCGGCATCGCCTACCTGTTCTTCCGCTGA
- a CDS encoding FUSC family protein has translation MLQRGLVYAFSFLVLAGTGWLTGEAGYLWAATASIWTCLADRRGTAAERLAALGSVGIGGAAACALGTAAAVTPWTALAVVLFTGLAAGLAETRGPVPALSAKLLYVVLIASCLQPAGGAELAARVLARSQEFLLGGVFACVVSLALIRSARDTRPRAEILAVFDALLRFASDLAADAPVGDATAIKRDIRERIEAAHQAINMRRSLRDPLGLMHYAYVVSLADAMFALLIVAAELRSRADDTGPKAGEAGSAEHLPLRHLLRCVTDVREQVGESLAHRAPDLPSLCAALAGELRRLHAPLANAGAPPLYQAALSALARYPAFGDWRREYRWPRRAMRRTWQRWRAVVAEHTARDARVARHAVRLALAGGLSLMPAQFWRVDHGYWVAVTVIMVLSPQLQTTRRISFLRFAGSLAGALLACAIGLAHPSAPLALAISAACLAAAYTCRLAGSPGAFAMCLTPAVILFSWVGAPAADSSHFAALRGIDTALGCLIALATYYVLAPRAELSRVYRHSLDALAANTAYLRAAFAGASAFTTSPTRSPAPTQTRLEALRMAAGRTSSRADQTLQQGVAELAPELAREYTQLHLGLRRMAALAGLVRAGLEAEAGKSQPEPATQAVLQGLAAQLSDLAANPGAGVTSLASGFQPDSAAPLDRFLVEQAGFASTLISATHSAVAAVQRLAGGQPKPNEPHVPYPG, from the coding sequence ATGTTGCAAAGAGGCCTGGTCTACGCCTTCTCGTTCCTGGTCCTGGCCGGCACGGGATGGCTCACCGGGGAAGCTGGCTATCTGTGGGCGGCAACGGCTTCGATCTGGACCTGCCTGGCCGACCGCCGCGGCACCGCCGCCGAACGACTGGCGGCACTGGGCTCTGTCGGCATTGGCGGCGCGGCCGCATGTGCCCTGGGCACCGCTGCGGCGGTGACGCCATGGACGGCGCTCGCCGTGGTGCTTTTCACCGGGCTGGCCGCCGGGCTGGCCGAGACCCGCGGCCCCGTGCCCGCGCTGTCGGCCAAGCTGCTTTACGTGGTGCTGATCGCCTCCTGCCTGCAACCAGCGGGCGGGGCCGAACTGGCCGCGCGTGTGCTGGCCCGCAGCCAGGAATTCCTGCTCGGTGGAGTCTTCGCCTGCGTCGTCAGCCTGGCTCTCATCCGATCCGCTCGCGACACGCGGCCGCGCGCCGAGATACTGGCGGTGTTCGATGCGTTGCTGCGTTTTGCCTCCGATCTGGCGGCCGATGCGCCCGTGGGCGACGCAACGGCCATCAAGCGCGACATCCGCGAGCGTATCGAGGCTGCGCATCAGGCGATCAACATGCGGCGCAGCCTGCGGGACCCGCTTGGGCTGATGCACTATGCCTATGTGGTGAGCCTGGCCGATGCCATGTTCGCCCTGTTGATCGTTGCCGCCGAACTGCGCAGCCGGGCCGATGACACAGGCCCCAAAGCCGGTGAGGCTGGCAGTGCAGAGCACCTGCCGCTGCGCCACTTGCTGCGCTGCGTCACCGATGTCCGGGAGCAGGTCGGCGAAAGTCTGGCGCATCGCGCGCCTGACCTGCCGTCGCTATGCGCGGCGCTGGCTGGCGAACTGCGCCGCCTGCATGCGCCGCTGGCCAATGCCGGGGCGCCGCCGTTGTACCAGGCTGCGCTGAGCGCACTGGCCCGCTATCCGGCCTTCGGCGACTGGCGCCGCGAGTACCGTTGGCCGCGGCGCGCCATGCGCCGGACATGGCAACGCTGGCGCGCCGTAGTTGCGGAGCACACCGCTCGCGATGCCCGCGTGGCCCGCCATGCGGTGCGGCTGGCGCTGGCTGGCGGCCTGAGCCTGATGCCGGCGCAGTTCTGGAGAGTCGATCACGGATACTGGGTGGCGGTCACCGTCATCATGGTGCTTAGCCCTCAGTTGCAAACCACCCGCAGGATCTCGTTCCTGCGCTTCGCGGGTTCCCTGGCCGGCGCACTGCTGGCCTGTGCCATCGGCCTGGCTCACCCATCGGCGCCGCTGGCCCTGGCAATCAGCGCGGCCTGCCTGGCGGCCGCCTACACGTGCCGGCTCGCAGGCAGTCCCGGTGCCTTCGCGATGTGCCTGACGCCCGCGGTGATCCTGTTCTCGTGGGTCGGGGCCCCAGCGGCGGACAGCAGCCACTTTGCCGCGCTGCGGGGCATCGATACGGCGCTGGGCTGCCTGATCGCCCTGGCCACCTACTACGTGCTTGCGCCGCGCGCCGAGCTATCGCGGGTTTATCGCCATAGCCTCGACGCGCTGGCGGCAAACACAGCGTACCTGCGCGCAGCATTCGCCGGCGCCAGCGCGTTCACGACCTCGCCCACCCGCTCGCCCGCGCCGACGCAGACACGGCTGGAAGCCTTGCGCATGGCGGCCGGGCGTACCTCCAGCCGGGCGGATCAAACCTTGCAACAGGGCGTGGCAGAGCTCGCTCCGGAACTGGCCCGCGAGTACACCCAGTTGCACCTGGGCTTGCGGCGCATGGCGGCACTGGCTGGCTTGGTGCGTGCCGGGCTAGAGGCCGAAGCGGGCAAAAGCCAGCCGGAACCGGCCACGCAGGCGGTCCTGCAAGGCCTCGCCGCACAGCTGTCCGACCTGGCGGCCAACCCCGGCGCAGGCGTGACTTCGCTTGCAAGCGGGTTCCAGCCCGATTCCGCCGCGCCGCTGGACCGGTTTCTGGTTGAACAGGCCGGCTTCGCCTCGACCCTGATCAGCGCCACCCACTCAGCCGTAGCCGCCGTGCAGCGGCTGGCTGGCGGCCAGCCCAAGCCCAACGAGCCGCATGTGCCATATCCGGGTTGA